In Acinetobacter sp. C32I, one genomic interval encodes:
- a CDS encoding DUF2798 domain-containing protein, whose protein sequence is MQSSKSSSFNFQKIPNRYASIVLPFFLSIIMTFIVSCISTLRSMGFEQFSFATWMSAWGISWLIAFPVLLLVLPIVRKMTMLLVRPV, encoded by the coding sequence ATGCAGAGTTCAAAATCTTCTTCTTTTAATTTTCAAAAAATTCCTAATCGTTACGCATCCATTGTTTTACCCTTCTTCTTGTCCATTATTATGACTTTTATTGTGTCTTGTATTAGTACGCTCAGAAGTATGGGGTTTGAGCAGTTCTCTTTTGCAACGTGGATGTCAGCATGGGGAATTTCTTGGCTGATCGCATTTCCTGTGCTGCTCTTGGTCTTGCCTATCGTGCGTAAAATGACAATGCTCTTGGTTCGACCAGTTTAA
- the lnt gene encoding apolipoprotein N-acyltransferase: MRTYFEKLLNPSQAHTQLPFIFPLLIALISGAIFSLALAPYYFWWLAILSPALLYAVLRQRSPRQAFALGWAYGFGLWFVGAFWLYTSIHTYGDTNAFLSILMIVFMAAAMGLFTAFQTWLYRRFFPETPLTFAPLWVLFEWAKTWVFTGFPWLFAGYAFTERLLDGYAPLFGVYAVSFVVIVLACALVEILNRRWFWAIPSALLVLGAWGAGFIQFVQPKAAKPLSVSLIQGNIPQDLKWLTEYQIKTLEIYATLTRAEWGRDLIVWPESSIPMFQTDIQEFLDAMAAQAKKTDSAWVTGIPYWDLAKSQQVGEPLYYNSIMASGSDSFGLYKKQRLVPFGEYIPLSGLLKWVLPAMQNDVSMSGFSRGEANQKPLTVKGHALAAAICYEVAYPNLTRRNAANSDFLITVSNDAWFTGTAGPWQHLQMVQMRAKENGRWFIRATNTGVTAFIDQHGHIVKQAPIDQEAVLRGELPAMQGQTLYNRLSDYPILIFSLLLLIVGWIYRPRKVDISFKSRR; the protein is encoded by the coding sequence ATGAGAACCTATTTTGAGAAGCTGTTAAATCCATCTCAAGCACACACTCAGCTTCCTTTTATTTTCCCCCTATTGATTGCACTGATTTCAGGTGCAATCTTTAGTTTGGCTTTAGCCCCTTATTACTTTTGGTGGCTTGCGATTCTGTCGCCTGCACTATTGTATGCGGTATTACGTCAACGTAGTCCACGCCAAGCCTTTGCGCTCGGTTGGGCCTATGGTTTTGGTTTATGGTTTGTCGGCGCGTTCTGGCTGTATACCTCAATCCATACCTATGGCGATACCAATGCCTTTCTAAGCATTTTGATGATTGTCTTTATGGCAGCCGCAATGGGCTTATTTACGGCCTTCCAAACATGGTTGTATCGTCGCTTCTTCCCAGAAACACCGCTGACTTTCGCGCCACTCTGGGTATTATTTGAATGGGCCAAAACTTGGGTCTTTACCGGTTTCCCGTGGTTATTTGCAGGTTATGCCTTCACTGAACGCTTACTCGATGGCTATGCCCCGCTATTCGGGGTCTATGCCGTTTCTTTTGTCGTGATTGTATTGGCCTGTGCCTTGGTTGAGATTTTAAATCGCCGTTGGTTCTGGGCCATTCCTTCTGCACTCCTCGTATTAGGTGCTTGGGGCGCTGGTTTTATTCAATTTGTGCAGCCTAAAGCAGCGAAGCCGCTGAGTGTTTCACTGATTCAAGGCAATATTCCACAAGATCTGAAATGGCTGACCGAATATCAAATTAAAACCTTGGAAATCTATGCCACCCTGACGCGTGCAGAATGGGGCCGTGATCTCATCGTTTGGCCTGAATCATCAATTCCAATGTTCCAGACCGATATTCAAGAGTTCTTGGATGCAATGGCGGCACAAGCCAAGAAAACCGATAGCGCTTGGGTGACAGGTATTCCCTATTGGGATCTAGCCAAATCGCAGCAAGTGGGTGAGCCATTGTATTACAACAGTATTATGGCATCGGGTAGCGATTCCTTTGGCTTGTATAAGAAACAACGTTTAGTACCCTTTGGTGAATATATTCCTCTGTCAGGCCTGCTGAAATGGGTACTTCCTGCGATGCAGAACGATGTCAGCATGAGTGGCTTTTCACGTGGTGAAGCCAATCAAAAACCGCTCACCGTGAAAGGACATGCGCTTGCTGCTGCCATTTGTTATGAAGTGGCCTACCCAAACCTAACCCGTCGTAATGCCGCTAATAGTGACTTCTTAATCACCGTGTCAAATGATGCATGGTTCACGGGGACGGCGGGACCTTGGCAACATCTGCAAATGGTACAGATGCGTGCCAAAGAAAATGGTCGTTGGTTTATTCGTGCCACCAATACAGGTGTGACCGCATTTATTGATCAGCATGGTCATATCGTTAAACAAGCGCCAATAGATCAAGAAGCCGTGTTACGTGGCGAATTACCTGCTATGCAAGGGCAAACACTCTACAATCGTTTAAGTGATTACCCGATCTTGATTTTCTCATTGCTTTTATTGATCGTAGGTTGGATCTATCGTCCGCGTAAAGTTGATATCAGCTTCAAATCCCGTCGATAA
- a CDS encoding CBS domain-containing protein, protein MVEESSPSWGMRGLRKWLGTAPETRDELLKLVQDSRRFLEPDTVAMLEGVLDLPATKIREVMTPRTAIISLQEDDQLLDILHVLIDSAHSRFPVFSADQSDNVVGILLAKDLLPFLTERNVKVDIRSLMRQPVFVPESARSDQVLRMLKNTQTHIAIVIDEYGSTSGLVTLEDILEEIVGEIEDEHDIADEEALYIVPDNDPTTANTWIVQALTPIEHFNTILDADFSDDEVETMGGLLLQEIGLVSDLQGQTIELGDWQFTIIEADARTIHLIRAVRQ, encoded by the coding sequence ATGGTCGAGGAATCCAGTCCGTCGTGGGGCATGCGTGGCTTAAGAAAATGGTTAGGCACCGCACCTGAAACCCGCGATGAATTACTCAAGTTAGTTCAAGACTCACGTCGCTTTTTAGAGCCAGATACTGTTGCTATGCTTGAGGGTGTTCTCGATCTGCCAGCAACCAAGATTCGAGAAGTCATGACACCGCGTACAGCGATTATCAGCTTACAGGAAGACGATCAATTACTTGATATTCTGCATGTACTGATTGATTCTGCACATTCGCGCTTCCCGGTGTTTTCAGCAGATCAAAGTGACAATGTGGTGGGTATCTTATTAGCGAAAGATCTTTTGCCATTTTTAACCGAGCGCAATGTCAAAGTCGATATTCGTTCATTGATGCGTCAGCCTGTCTTCGTGCCTGAAAGTGCACGTTCAGACCAAGTACTCCGCATGTTAAAAAATACCCAGACCCATATTGCCATCGTGATTGATGAATATGGTTCAACCTCGGGTTTGGTTACCCTCGAAGACATTCTTGAAGAGATTGTCGGTGAAATTGAAGATGAGCACGATATTGCAGATGAAGAAGCACTGTATATCGTCCCAGACAATGACCCGACCACAGCCAATACCTGGATTGTGCAGGCACTTACACCAATCGAACACTTCAACACTATTTTAGATGCAGATTTTTCTGACGATGAAGTTGAAACTATGGGCGGTTTACTGCTGCAAGAGATTGGTTTAGTGAGCGATTTACAAGGTCAAACCATTGAACTTGGCGATTGGCAATTTACCATTATTGAAGCAGATGCACGCACTATTCATCTGATTCGAGCTGTCCGTCAATGA
- the gspF gene encoding type II secretion system inner membrane protein GspF, translating to MPAYQFTALDASGKQHKGVLEGDSARQIRQQLRDKAWTPIAVDAVEQKDKQQQRSWFKKSFSAYDLALMTRQLSVLVAAGIPLEEALRAVSKQSEKSHVQNLLIAVRSKVLEGHSLAKSMQQSGRFPELYIATVAAGERSGHLDLILDQLSDYTENRFAMQKKVQGAMIYPIVLMLMSFGIVMGLMTYVVPEIVKTFEQSKEALPWITVALMKASAFIRHTWLGMLILAFIAMILFTRFLRTTAGHYAFDRLTLRLPLFGKLSRGINAARFASTLSILTRSGVPLVEALRIGAEVSNNWVIRDAIEVAMERVTEGGNLATQLERCGYFPPMMVQMIRSGEASGELDRMLDRASTMQDREVTTFISTLLALLEPLMLIFMAAIVLVIVIAVMLPIINMNNMI from the coding sequence ATGCCTGCTTATCAATTTACTGCGCTTGATGCCTCAGGAAAGCAACATAAAGGTGTGCTGGAAGGGGATTCTGCACGCCAAATTCGTCAACAGTTACGCGATAAAGCATGGACACCCATTGCAGTCGATGCGGTTGAGCAAAAAGACAAACAGCAACAACGTTCATGGTTTAAAAAAAGCTTTAGTGCCTATGATTTGGCATTAATGACCCGCCAGCTTTCTGTGTTAGTTGCTGCAGGTATTCCATTGGAAGAAGCCTTGCGTGCAGTGAGTAAACAAAGTGAAAAATCACATGTGCAAAACCTATTAATTGCCGTACGCTCTAAGGTTCTGGAAGGACATTCACTGGCGAAAAGTATGCAGCAATCGGGACGCTTTCCCGAACTGTATATTGCCACCGTTGCTGCAGGCGAGCGCTCAGGCCATCTTGATTTAATCTTAGATCAGTTGTCGGACTACACCGAAAATCGTTTTGCCATGCAGAAGAAAGTGCAGGGTGCAATGATCTATCCGATTGTACTGATGCTGATGTCTTTCGGGATCGTGATGGGTTTGATGACCTATGTCGTACCTGAAATCGTCAAGACCTTTGAACAAAGCAAAGAAGCCTTACCTTGGATTACGGTTGCCTTGATGAAAGCCAGTGCCTTTATTCGACATACTTGGTTGGGCATGCTTATTCTGGCCTTTATCGCGATGATCTTGTTTACCCGTTTTTTAAGAACCACGGCAGGACATTATGCATTTGACCGATTAACGCTCAGACTGCCACTATTTGGTAAACTTTCGCGTGGTATAAATGCGGCACGTTTTGCCAGTACCTTATCGATTCTAACCCGTTCAGGGGTGCCTTTGGTTGAAGCCCTCCGTATCGGTGCTGAAGTCAGTAATAACTGGGTGATTCGTGATGCCATTGAAGTGGCGATGGAGCGTGTAACAGAAGGTGGTAATTTGGCAACGCAATTGGAGCGTTGCGGTTATTTTCCACCAATGATGGTACAAATGATTCGAAGTGGTGAAGCGTCTGGTGAGCTGGATCGGATGTTGGATCGGGCATCGACCATGCAAGATCGTGAGGTCACTACCTTTATTTCCACATTACTGGCGTTACTTGAACCCTTGATGCTGATTTTTATGGCAGCAATTGTATTGGTGATTGTGATTGCGGTAATGTTGCCAATTATTAATATGAACAATATGATTTAA
- the tusA gene encoding sulfurtransferase TusA, with product MSEQPKLPAVQINTRGLRCPEPVMMLHQAIRKAKSGDVVEVLATDPSTSWDIPKFCMHLGHELVLKEESLDENSNTEYRYLVQKG from the coding sequence ATGTCTGAACAACCAAAACTTCCTGCTGTTCAAATCAATACGCGAGGTTTACGTTGCCCCGAACCTGTGATGATGTTGCACCAAGCCATTCGCAAAGCCAAATCTGGCGATGTGGTTGAGGTACTTGCTACAGATCCGTCTACATCATGGGATATTCCAAAGTTTTGTATGCATCTCGGACACGAATTGGTGTTAAAAGAAGAAAGTCTGGATGAAAACAGTAATACTGAATATCGATATTTAGTGCAGAAAGGTTAA
- a CDS encoding tRNA-binding protein, with protein MQQIEWNDFTKVELRVGRIIQAEVFQQARKPAYILQVDFGEELGIRKSSAQITKLYQPENLIGKLVVAVVNFPKKQIGPIQSECLVTGFHNADGDVALCVPEFDVPLGTKLL; from the coding sequence ATGCAACAGATCGAATGGAATGACTTTACTAAGGTTGAATTACGTGTGGGTAGAATCATTCAAGCGGAAGTGTTTCAACAAGCGCGAAAACCCGCTTATATTTTGCAGGTGGATTTTGGTGAAGAGCTGGGGATCAGAAAATCCAGTGCACAAATTACCAAGCTGTATCAGCCTGAGAATTTGATTGGAAAATTGGTGGTTGCTGTCGTGAATTTCCCGAAAAAGCAGATTGGGCCGATTCAATCCGAATGTCTGGTGACAGGTTTTCATAATGCAGATGGGGATGTCGCGCTTTGTGTCCCAGAGTTTGATGTTCCTCTGGGCACAAAGTTACTGTAA
- the gspG gene encoding type II secretion system major pseudopilin GspG, translated as MNMNNSMNKHNVEQSLNASPVTESCNSEHSSLSCARTKFHFVNPRSGFTLIEVMVVIVILGVLAALIVPNVMGRGEKAKVDTTSITLKGVAGALDQYKLDNGRYPSMQDGGLDALVNQPASAKNWLPGGYVKGGYPKDSWENDLQYVIPGREGRAFDLYSFGADGKEGGEGNDADIYYQP; from the coding sequence ATGAATATGAATAATTCAATGAATAAGCACAATGTTGAACAAAGCTTGAATGCTTCTCCTGTTACGGAATCTTGTAACTCAGAGCATAGCTCTTTGTCTTGCGCTCGGACAAAGTTTCACTTTGTTAATCCTCGCTCAGGATTTACACTCATTGAAGTGATGGTTGTTATTGTAATTTTAGGTGTTCTGGCTGCACTGATCGTTCCGAACGTGATGGGTCGTGGTGAAAAGGCCAAAGTGGATACCACCAGTATTACCTTAAAAGGTGTTGCGGGTGCTTTAGATCAATATAAGTTGGACAATGGTCGTTACCCATCGATGCAAGATGGTGGTCTAGATGCGTTGGTGAATCAACCTGCTTCTGCAAAGAACTGGTTACCGGGTGGTTATGTCAAAGGCGGCTATCCAAAAGACAGTTGGGAGAATGATTTACAGTATGTGATCCCAGGTCGTGAAGGTCGTGCATTTGATTTATATTCGTTTGGCGCGGATGGTAAAGAAGGTGGCGAAGGTAATGATGCGGATATTTATTATCAGCCATAA